A genomic region of Sulfobacillus acidophilus DSM 10332 contains the following coding sequences:
- a CDS encoding hypothetical protein (KEGG: cai:Caci_1911 hypothetical protein~SPTR: Putative uncharacterized protein) has protein sequence MVQNKPYRTVDHLHKAIHPSLADLMTAIREVNGINAKIAVFVTKLVGTMWCAYCFALIALIGLPAALRPGGEGIIAWIAQTFLQLVLLSVIIVGQNVQSLAADARAENTLKDTEAILDRLDLRTDGGLKVILDRLDRLEGQVHNMSPSRPEETVSHLPED, from the coding sequence ATGGTTCAAAACAAACCGTACCGAACTGTTGATCATTTGCATAAAGCCATCCATCCGAGTCTCGCCGACCTCATGACTGCCATTCGCGAAGTAAATGGCATCAATGCCAAGATAGCGGTTTTCGTCACCAAACTGGTCGGCACGATGTGGTGCGCCTATTGTTTCGCCCTCATTGCCCTTATCGGACTACCGGCGGCATTACGGCCGGGCGGTGAAGGCATCATCGCTTGGATAGCTCAAACCTTTTTACAACTGGTGCTGCTCTCGGTCATTATCGTCGGGCAGAACGTCCAAAGTTTGGCGGCGGACGCGCGAGCCGAAAATACCCTAAAGGACACCGAAGCCATATTAGACCGTTTAGACCTAAGAACGGACGGCGGCCTAAAGGTGATCTTGGACCGCCTTGATCGGCTAGAAGGCCAGGTGCACAACATGTCGCCTTCCCGCCCGGAGGAAACGGTTTCGCATCTGCCTGAGGATTGA
- a CDS encoding 3-hydroxybutyryl-CoA dehydrogenase (PFAM: 3-hydroxyacyl-CoA dehydrogenase, C-terminal domain; 3-hydroxyacyl-CoA dehydrogenase, NAD binding domain~COGs: COG1250 3-hydroxyacyl-CoA dehydrogenase~InterPro IPR006176:IPR006108~KEGG: msv:Mesil_2315 3-hydroxybutyryl-CoA dehydrogenase~PFAM: 3-hydroxyacyl-CoA dehydrogenase, NAD binding; 3-hydroxyacyl-CoA dehydrogenase, C-terminal~PRIAM: 3-hydroxybutyryl-CoA dehydrogenase~SPTR: 3-hydroxybutyryl-CoA dehydrogenase), which translates to MRILVIGAGTMGAGIAETAIQKGLSVWLTDALPDALPRATHRIRQNVARAYDKGRLDEPVDLVMARLKTVEEWPDGVDWVIEAVPEQLELKHDLFRALDTRYGPQVWLASNTSSIAVTRLQAATPRYPERVAGLHFFNPVARMPLVEVIRGLDTRPEYLDAARELVARLGKTAIEAPDRPGFLVNRVARPYYLEALRMVDDDRLLSMEEVDAVFEGAGFPMGPFRLMDLVGIDVNFSVTKSVFDQTFGDPRYRPHPWQERLMLRGHLGRKTGRGFYRYE; encoded by the coding sequence ATGCGCATCTTAGTGATTGGAGCCGGGACAATGGGCGCCGGCATTGCGGAAACGGCTATCCAAAAGGGGCTCTCCGTGTGGTTGACAGATGCCCTGCCGGACGCTTTGCCGCGGGCAACCCATCGAATCCGTCAAAATGTGGCGCGGGCCTACGATAAAGGGCGGCTCGACGAACCGGTCGACCTCGTGATGGCGCGCCTCAAGACCGTCGAAGAGTGGCCGGACGGGGTCGACTGGGTGATTGAAGCGGTTCCCGAACAACTCGAGCTCAAGCATGATCTGTTTCGGGCATTGGACACCCGCTACGGGCCGCAGGTGTGGCTGGCCAGCAATACGTCGTCCATTGCCGTCACCAGACTGCAGGCGGCTACCCCGAGGTATCCGGAACGGGTGGCCGGATTGCATTTCTTTAATCCCGTCGCCCGAATGCCGCTGGTTGAAGTGATACGCGGCCTGGATACGCGACCGGAGTACTTGGACGCGGCTCGGGAACTCGTGGCTCGATTAGGTAAAACGGCCATTGAGGCTCCCGATCGGCCGGGCTTTTTGGTGAACCGGGTGGCTCGCCCCTATTATTTAGAAGCCCTGCGGATGGTGGACGATGACCGCCTCTTGTCGATGGAAGAGGTCGACGCGGTGTTTGAAGGGGCCGGGTTTCCGATGGGGCCTTTTCGTCTGATGGACTTGGTCGGCATTGACGTCAATTTTTCCGTCACGAAATCGGTCTTTGACCAAACGTTCGGCGATCCCCGCTACCGGCCTCATCCTTGGCAAGAACGCCTGATGTTACGCGGCCACCTGGGTCGAAAAACCGGACGGGGGTTTTATCGCTATGAGTAA
- a CDS encoding 3-hydroxyacyl-CoA dehydrogenase domain-containing protein (PFAM: 3-hydroxyacyl-CoA dehydrogenase, C-terminal domain~COGs: COG1250 3-hydroxyacyl-CoA dehydrogenase~InterPro IPR006108~KEGG: rfr:Rfer_0224 3-hydroxybutyryl-CoA dehydrogenase~PFAM: 3-hydroxyacyl-CoA dehydrogenase, C-terminal~SPTR: 3-hydroxyacyl-CoA dehydrogenase), whose amino-acid sequence MSKTVWIWGPDNLVSALASPLAYPTKRLASTNDLLSIEPDDWVMEATIGPKALKRQRLKALADAKVSAPVLSQSVTVSLREQTRWVPTLNLTGFDPLLWGAGGHVQTVVTSHESQDITMWERLWPDRKWVVTGDAVGLVYARSLASIINEAAAFLAQGVPGPEIDLGTRLGLNYPGGPVRWAEDWGWDTVQFILEALAEVYGDRYRPHPWIRQQTGQTFFDNGVT is encoded by the coding sequence ATGAGTAAGACGGTGTGGATTTGGGGGCCGGACAACTTGGTGTCGGCATTAGCCAGCCCCTTGGCTTATCCGACGAAACGGTTGGCTTCAACGAACGATCTCCTTTCGATTGAACCCGACGATTGGGTGATGGAGGCCACAATAGGCCCCAAAGCACTGAAACGGCAACGTTTAAAGGCGTTGGCGGACGCGAAGGTGTCGGCCCCCGTGCTGTCCCAATCGGTGACGGTAAGCCTTCGGGAGCAAACGCGCTGGGTGCCGACCTTGAACCTGACCGGGTTTGATCCCCTGCTGTGGGGGGCGGGCGGACACGTGCAGACGGTGGTCACGTCCCACGAATCCCAAGACATCACGATGTGGGAACGTCTTTGGCCGGACCGAAAATGGGTCGTCACCGGGGACGCCGTTGGCCTCGTCTATGCGCGCTCGCTGGCTAGCATTATTAACGAGGCGGCGGCTTTCTTGGCCCAGGGCGTGCCCGGTCCGGAAATCGATTTGGGGACGCGTCTCGGGCTGAACTATCCGGGTGGGCCGGTCCGTTGGGCGGAAGACTGGGGTTGGGACACCGTGCAGTTTATTTTGGAAGCGTTGGCCGAAGTCTATGGCGATCGCTACCGGCCGCATCCGTGGATTCGGCAGCAAACCGGCCAGACATTTTTTGATAACGGGGTGACATAA
- a CDS encoding MazG nucleotide pyrophosphohydrolase (PFAM: MazG nucleotide pyrophosphohydrolase domain~COGs: COG1694 pyrophosphatase~InterPro IPR004518~KEGG: dhd:Dhaf_0830 MazG nucleotide pyrophosphohydrolase~PFAM: NTP pyrophosphohydrolase MazG, putative catalytic core~SPTR: Putative uncharacterized protein), which translates to MTLAEAQNRVDAWISQFEEGYFSPEVMMLRLAEEVGELAREIAHDTGAKPKKPTEAESSVALELGDVLFVVISLANSLGIDLTEAFLAVMAKFETRDRQRWTRKTDS; encoded by the coding sequence ATGACTCTCGCCGAAGCGCAGAACCGGGTCGATGCCTGGATTAGTCAATTTGAGGAAGGCTATTTTTCTCCCGAGGTGATGATGCTTCGGTTAGCCGAGGAAGTGGGCGAGCTGGCACGAGAAATTGCTCACGATACCGGCGCCAAGCCCAAAAAACCGACCGAAGCGGAGAGCTCGGTGGCATTAGAGTTGGGTGACGTGTTGTTTGTGGTCATCTCGCTGGCCAATAGCTTAGGTATCGATTTGACCGAAGCTTTTCTGGCTGTTATGGCCAAGTTTGAAACCCGGGATCGTCAACGCTGGACGCGAAAGACGGACTCGTAA
- a CDS encoding glycerate kinase (PFAM: Glycerate kinase family~COGs: COG1929 Glycerate kinase~InterPro IPR004381~KEGG: bav:BAV0697 glycerate kinase~PFAM: Glycerate kinase~PRIAM: Glycerate kinase~SPTR: Glycerate kinase;~TIGRFAM: Glycerate kinase) → MKVLVAPDRFEPTVKPLAAAQAMARGLTHAIPTVMPILRPLTSGGQGTTDLAVRAGGGRIRHWDFSESGHRSRPVKWAELPDGSVIFDAKEALGDPNHGAEPLFYSDSFPVGWMLQKALSLNPRRVLVSLGDVVVADGGLGLLRAFGVNLFGPDKKPVQGLRQLVTWQTYDFSQLNPSSIPILGLVDTKSSFQENVQNGTFRLDLLHNGLNQALDRLAQTFNQHVALPVSQIPGSAAGGGLGLALAFLGASFLSASDYLADLWALPELLLDVDWVFTGCTTLDASARDGAVGTVSRLARDYGVPAIALAAVLDKGHADLYDEGLTGIYPLLDRPRPTPSVWRSLATLIEHAAYRVGLWMQALSED, encoded by the coding sequence ATGAAAGTACTCGTCGCACCGGACCGTTTTGAACCAACCGTGAAACCCTTGGCCGCCGCTCAGGCGATGGCGAGAGGCTTAACCCATGCCATACCGACCGTAATGCCCATATTACGACCGCTAACCAGTGGAGGACAGGGGACGACCGACTTGGCCGTCCGTGCCGGGGGCGGGCGCATTCGTCATTGGGATTTTTCTGAATCGGGGCATCGGTCACGACCGGTCAAATGGGCCGAATTGCCGGACGGCAGCGTGATTTTTGATGCCAAAGAGGCACTGGGGGACCCGAATCATGGTGCCGAGCCCCTATTTTATTCCGACAGTTTTCCGGTCGGGTGGATGCTCCAAAAAGCCCTGTCGCTTAACCCGCGACGGGTTCTCGTGAGTTTGGGGGATGTCGTGGTGGCCGACGGCGGCCTCGGCCTCTTGCGCGCATTTGGCGTCAACCTGTTTGGCCCCGATAAGAAACCCGTCCAAGGTCTCCGGCAGTTGGTGACTTGGCAGACCTATGACTTTTCTCAACTTAACCCGTCGTCGATCCCGATTTTGGGATTAGTGGATACAAAATCTTCTTTTCAAGAGAATGTGCAAAATGGCACTTTTCGTCTAGACTTATTACATAACGGTCTTAACCAAGCGCTAGATAGGTTAGCGCAAACATTTAATCAACATGTTGCATTACCGGTCAGCCAAATACCGGGGTCGGCGGCCGGGGGCGGACTGGGATTGGCCTTGGCTTTTTTGGGCGCGTCCTTCCTGTCGGCCAGCGATTATTTAGCGGATTTATGGGCTTTACCGGAGCTTTTGCTGGATGTGGACTGGGTTTTTACCGGCTGTACGACTTTAGATGCGTCGGCCCGAGACGGAGCGGTGGGTACGGTGAGCCGACTGGCACGCGACTACGGCGTGCCCGCGATTGCTCTGGCGGCGGTGTTGGACAAGGGCCATGCCGATCTATACGACGAGGGATTAACCGGCATTTATCCGCTATTGGATCGGCCTCGCCCCACCCCGTCGGTGTGGCGATCCTTGGCAACCTTGATCGAGCATGCGGCGTACCGCGTGGGACTTTGGATGCAAGCCCTTTCGGAGGACTAG
- a CDS encoding HtrA2 peptidase (PFAM: Trypsin; PDZ domain (Also known as DHR or GLGF)~COGs: COG0265 Trypsin-like serine protease typically periplasmic contain C-terminal PDZ domain~InterPro IPR001478:IPR001254~KEGG: chy:CHY_0057 putative serine protease Do~PFAM: Peptidase S1/S6, chymotrypsin/Hap; PDZ/DHR/GLGF~PRIAM: HtrA2 peptidase~SMART: PDZ/DHR/GLGF~SPTR: Putative serine protease Do) has protein sequence MNAQWKAFWFGLIGLLLGALIVWQAVPARVTDNSWPVVRVVHQVKDSVVVVLNNRRVGGKEQPRGIGSGVVLNRQGDIVTNYHVVAGADSVTVILTNGQRYPAQVIGTDPPTDLAVLRIHPTRPLSPIVFARSSAIQPGELVVAIGNSLGLTHTVTVGVISATNRVLYRDGWEYRLIQTDAAINPGNSGGPLVNTAGQLIGINSSKIAQAGVEGIGFAIPSDTVRYVVHELIQFGHVRRPWLGIEVQPVTGSPGGLLVVRVAPNGPASRAGILPGDFLMTVNGVRVLNRQDLLRVIEQETVGDTVTANLLRGNTPIHVTIRLGATPAKMASGQPMV, from the coding sequence GTGAACGCCCAGTGGAAGGCGTTTTGGTTTGGCCTTATCGGGTTATTATTAGGGGCCTTGATTGTGTGGCAAGCGGTTCCGGCACGAGTGACCGACAATTCTTGGCCCGTCGTACGCGTCGTGCATCAAGTCAAAGATTCGGTCGTCGTTGTTTTAAACAATCGGCGCGTGGGCGGCAAAGAACAGCCCCGAGGCATTGGATCGGGCGTCGTCTTAAATCGCCAAGGCGATATCGTAACCAATTATCATGTGGTAGCCGGGGCGGATAGTGTCACGGTGATTTTAACCAATGGTCAGCGGTACCCGGCGCAGGTGATAGGAACCGATCCTCCGACCGATTTGGCGGTATTACGCATCCATCCCACACGACCGTTATCACCGATTGTTTTTGCCCGGTCGTCGGCGATTCAACCGGGCGAATTGGTCGTGGCGATTGGTAACTCTCTCGGGCTTACCCATACGGTTACCGTCGGAGTCATATCTGCGACGAACCGGGTGCTCTATCGAGATGGGTGGGAGTACCGCCTAATTCAAACGGATGCCGCAATTAATCCGGGTAACAGCGGGGGACCCTTGGTCAATACCGCCGGTCAGCTCATCGGGATTAACTCGAGCAAAATTGCGCAAGCGGGTGTCGAGGGTATTGGATTTGCCATTCCCTCCGATACCGTGCGGTACGTGGTGCATGAACTCATACAGTTTGGGCATGTACGCCGGCCCTGGCTCGGGATCGAAGTGCAACCGGTTACCGGTAGCCCGGGCGGCCTTTTAGTGGTGCGTGTTGCCCCGAACGGTCCGGCCAGTCGAGCGGGCATTTTACCCGGGGACTTTTTAATGACCGTCAACGGGGTGCGGGTGCTAAATCGGCAAGATTTGTTGCGGGTGATTGAGCAGGAAACGGTCGGGGATACGGTGACCGCCAATCTCCTGCGCGGGAACACTCCTATCCACGTGACCATCCGACTGGGAGCTACGCCGGCCAAGATGGCGAGCGGACAGCCGATGGTCTAG
- a CDS encoding Ribosomal RNA large subunit methyltransferase H (PFAM: Predicted SPOUT methyltransferase~TIGRFAM: rRNA large subunit m3Psi methyltransferase RlmH~COGs: COG1576 conserved hypothetical protein~HAMAP: Ribosomal RNA large subunit methyltransferase H~InterPro IPR003742~KEGG: hel:HELO_2196 hypothetical protein~PFAM: SPOUT methyltransferase, predicted~SPTR: Ribosomal RNA large subunit methyltransferase H): MRIRLLTVGKPRDPRLVTLTEEYLSRLPGWQWQWDWIKDEAHGDDAVERTLRDEKERLTSRIKPDDYLVLLDVEGQAVTSPQLAERLAKWLQAGRRVTFLVGGSYGVHSDLQRRADWRWSLSQLTFPHALVPLLVSEQIYRAWTIMKGHPYHKA, from the coding sequence GTGCGGATACGGCTTTTAACCGTGGGCAAACCCCGCGACCCGCGATTGGTTACCCTGACCGAGGAATACTTGTCGCGCCTTCCCGGTTGGCAATGGCAGTGGGATTGGATTAAGGATGAAGCACATGGTGATGATGCGGTTGAGCGAACGCTACGGGATGAAAAAGAGCGCTTAACGAGTCGAATCAAGCCTGACGACTATCTCGTATTGCTGGATGTGGAAGGCCAGGCGGTTACCTCACCTCAATTGGCGGAGCGGTTGGCCAAATGGCTGCAGGCGGGACGACGCGTGACGTTTTTGGTGGGGGGAAGTTACGGGGTGCATTCGGACCTACAACGCCGGGCCGATTGGCGTTGGTCCCTGTCGCAGCTGACGTTTCCTCATGCATTAGTCCCTTTGCTCGTCAGCGAACAGATTTATCGGGCTTGGACGATTATGAAAGGCCATCCATATCACAAAGCATAG
- a CDS encoding acetyl-CoA acetyltransferase (PFAM: Thiolase, C-terminal domain; Thiolase, N-terminal domain~TIGRFAM: acetyl-CoA acetyltransferases; 3-oxoadipyl-CoA thiolase~COGs: COG0183 Acetyl-CoA acetyltransferase~InterPro IPR002155~KEGG: tmr:Tmar_2129 acetyl-CoA acetyltransferase~PRIAM: 3-oxoadipyl-CoA thiolase~SPTR: Acetyl-CoA acetyltransferase;~TIGRFAM: Thiolase) → MRDVVIVAARRTPIGRHRGVLKDVRPDDLAALVLKTVMEDIHGDPALVDDVILGAANQAGEDNRNVARMALLLAGFPVSVPGATVNRLCGSSLEAVNRAYQAIRSGDADIIIAGGVESMTRAPFVLPKSSTGFPSGNQQLFDTTIGWRMVNPRLAEMYYPYSMGETAENLAEKFHISRQAQDEWALRSHQRAVQAQQEGIFEEEIVPVPVTDPKTGTVTWVRQDEHPRADTSLEKLGRLKPAFRAGGTVTAGNSSGINDGAAAVILMARDVAKAHGLEPLAVIRGTGVAGVDPAIMGYGPVPATQKALARAGWTLNDVERVELNEAFAAQVLSVLHDLPFPTDIVNPYGGAIALGHPLGASGARILTTLIYGMRRTGAARGVATMCIGVGQGITTLVELP, encoded by the coding sequence ATGCGTGACGTGGTCATTGTTGCGGCCCGAAGAACACCCATCGGCCGCCACCGCGGAGTATTAAAAGATGTGCGGCCCGACGATTTGGCCGCTTTGGTATTGAAAACCGTCATGGAGGATATTCATGGGGATCCGGCCCTGGTCGACGACGTGATTTTGGGCGCGGCCAACCAGGCCGGAGAGGACAACCGGAACGTGGCGCGGATGGCTCTTTTATTGGCGGGGTTTCCGGTGTCGGTGCCGGGGGCGACAGTCAACCGGCTCTGCGGAAGCTCCTTAGAGGCGGTCAATCGCGCCTATCAGGCGATCCGGAGCGGGGATGCGGATATCATTATCGCCGGCGGGGTGGAATCGATGACCCGGGCGCCTTTCGTGTTGCCCAAATCCTCCACCGGTTTTCCCAGCGGGAATCAACAACTTTTTGATACCACCATTGGCTGGCGGATGGTGAATCCTCGGTTGGCCGAGATGTATTACCCGTATTCCATGGGCGAGACGGCGGAGAATCTGGCCGAAAAATTTCATATTAGCCGTCAAGCGCAAGACGAATGGGCGTTACGATCGCATCAGCGGGCGGTCCAGGCTCAGCAAGAAGGGATTTTTGAGGAAGAAATCGTGCCGGTACCGGTGACCGATCCGAAAACCGGCACGGTAACCTGGGTGCGTCAAGACGAACATCCCCGCGCCGATACCAGTCTGGAAAAACTGGGGCGGTTAAAGCCGGCGTTTCGTGCGGGCGGCACGGTCACGGCCGGTAATTCGTCGGGGATCAATGACGGGGCCGCAGCGGTGATTTTAATGGCGCGAGACGTGGCGAAAGCCCACGGGCTAGAGCCGTTGGCGGTCATTCGGGGCACCGGGGTGGCAGGTGTTGATCCGGCCATAATGGGTTATGGGCCGGTGCCGGCGACCCAAAAGGCGCTCGCGCGAGCGGGATGGACTTTAAATGATGTGGAACGCGTCGAATTAAATGAGGCGTTTGCCGCCCAGGTGTTATCGGTATTACATGACTTACCGTTCCCTACGGACATCGTTAACCCCTATGGCGGGGCCATTGCCCTCGGGCATCCGCTAGGGGCCTCGGGGGCCCGCATCTTGACCACGTTAATCTACGGGATGCGCCGCACCGGAGCCGCTCGCGGAGTCGCGACCATGTGTATTGGTGTAGGCCAGGGAATTACGACGTTAGTTGAATTACCGTAA
- a CDS encoding NADPH dehydrogenase (PFAM: NADH:flavin oxidoreductase / NADH oxidase family~COGs: COG1902 NADH:flavin oxidoreductase Old Yellow Enzyme family~InterPro IPR001155~KEGG: aac:Aaci_1968 NADH:flavin oxidoreductase/NADH oxidase~PFAM: NADH:flavin oxidoreductase/NADH oxidase, N-terminal~PRIAM: NADPH dehydrogenase~SPTR: NADH:flavin oxidoreductase/NADH oxidase), with translation MATLFEPYTLKGLTVKNRIMMSPMCQYSVWAEDGAPNEWHYVHYISRAVGGVGLIMMEMTDVVPDGRITVRDLGLWDDRQIPAFRRIIDQVHSYGAKIGIQIAHAGRKAESPQLSPEAPSAIPFSDHYRVPRELSRDDIRRLVDAFQAGARRAIEAGVDVLELHGAHGYLIHQFMSPLSNRRQDEYGDPTRFGVEVIEAVRAVMPSSMPLIFRLSATEYHPEGYDFPQLMEMARVFLAHGVDMFDVSSGGNAPVAVKDWPGYQVRFASELKARLNVPAIAVGRLEAPELAESVVARGDADLVAIARGLLRDPYWANRAAETLGATVQVPKQYFRAFPRSFTQPEGS, from the coding sequence ATGGCCACGTTATTTGAACCCTATACCTTGAAGGGCTTAACCGTAAAAAACCGGATCATGATGTCGCCGATGTGTCAATATTCCGTCTGGGCGGAAGACGGGGCGCCCAACGAATGGCATTATGTCCACTATATTTCCCGCGCCGTGGGCGGCGTCGGCCTCATAATGATGGAAATGACGGACGTCGTTCCCGATGGACGGATTACGGTGCGCGATCTCGGCTTGTGGGATGATCGGCAGATTCCGGCTTTTCGGCGCATCATTGATCAAGTGCATAGCTACGGCGCGAAAATCGGCATCCAAATCGCCCATGCCGGGCGGAAAGCCGAATCCCCGCAATTGTCGCCGGAGGCCCCCTCGGCCATCCCCTTTTCCGATCATTATCGGGTTCCGCGGGAACTGAGCCGAGACGACATCCGCCGCTTGGTGGACGCGTTCCAGGCCGGTGCACGACGGGCCATCGAAGCCGGCGTGGATGTCCTCGAGCTTCATGGGGCTCATGGTTATCTCATTCATCAATTTATGTCACCCTTATCGAACCGGCGGCAAGACGAATATGGGGATCCCACCCGTTTTGGGGTTGAAGTCATTGAGGCGGTACGCGCGGTCATGCCGTCGTCGATGCCGTTGATCTTCCGGTTATCGGCGACCGAATATCATCCGGAAGGCTATGACTTTCCGCAATTGATGGAGATGGCGCGGGTCTTTTTGGCTCATGGGGTCGACATGTTTGACGTATCGTCGGGCGGCAATGCTCCCGTTGCGGTCAAAGATTGGCCAGGTTACCAAGTCCGGTTTGCGTCCGAATTGAAAGCCCGCTTAAATGTGCCGGCGATTGCGGTAGGCCGTTTGGAAGCGCCCGAGCTGGCGGAATCGGTGGTGGCACGCGGTGATGCCGACTTGGTGGCCATTGCCCGTGGCCTCTTGCGGGACCCTTATTGGGCCAATCGGGCGGCCGAAACCCTCGGTGCTACCGTCCAGGTGCCTAAACAATATTTTCGGGCCTTTCCCCGGTCGTTTACCCAGCCGGAGGGTTCGTGA
- a CDS encoding Enoyl-CoA hydratase, short chain enoyl-CoA hydratase (PFAM: Enoyl-CoA hydratase/isomerase family~COGs: COG1024 Enoyl-CoA hydratase/carnithine racemase~InterPro IPR001753~KEGG: bts:Btus_2809 enoyl-CoA hydratase/isomerase~PFAM: Crotonase, core~SPTR: Enoyl-CoA hydratase/isomerase) has product MAYRWLEFTMADGVATVRLNRPETLNALTDELLLELQDAVKTVERRSEARVLVLTGQGRGFCSGQDLKSFGDNPTQRDIGEHLDRYYHPLIERLSGLSKPSIAMINGVAAGAGMSLALACDFRIAAEEARFSQAFVKIGLVPDSGSSYFLPRLIGISRALEMAMTGKMIDAQTAYAWGLVNRVVPLAQLADETYSWARSLAAGPPIALSLIKRAMWRGSELRLSDALAFEKDSQIRAARTEDHQNAVKAFFEKRTPEFRGQ; this is encoded by the coding sequence ATGGCTTATCGGTGGCTTGAATTTACGATGGCGGATGGCGTGGCGACGGTTCGGCTCAATCGACCGGAGACGCTGAATGCGCTGACCGACGAATTGCTGCTGGAATTGCAAGATGCGGTCAAAACGGTGGAACGGCGATCGGAGGCGCGGGTCCTTGTGCTGACCGGTCAAGGGCGGGGCTTTTGTTCCGGCCAAGATTTGAAGAGTTTTGGCGATAATCCGACTCAACGGGATATCGGGGAGCACTTGGACCGTTATTACCACCCGCTGATTGAAAGGCTTTCGGGGCTGTCAAAGCCCTCCATCGCCATGATCAACGGGGTGGCGGCCGGCGCGGGGATGTCGCTGGCGTTGGCCTGTGATTTTCGTATTGCGGCGGAGGAAGCCCGGTTTTCTCAAGCATTTGTCAAAATCGGACTCGTGCCCGATTCGGGCTCCAGTTATTTTTTGCCCCGCCTGATAGGGATTTCCCGGGCCTTGGAGATGGCCATGACAGGCAAGATGATTGATGCCCAAACGGCTTATGCCTGGGGCCTGGTCAACCGTGTGGTACCTCTGGCACAGTTGGCCGACGAGACCTATAGCTGGGCCCGGTCGCTGGCGGCGGGTCCTCCCATTGCGCTATCGCTTATTAAACGGGCCATGTGGCGGGGATCCGAATTACGACTGTCGGACGCCCTGGCATTTGAAAAAGACAGCCAGATTCGGGCCGCCCGGACCGAGGACCACCAAAACGCCGTCAAAGCATTTTTCGAGAAACGTACACCGGAATTTCGGGGGCAATAG